A part of Streptomyces sp. NBC_01451 genomic DNA contains:
- a CDS encoding HD domain-containing protein translates to MTPNPQNPQNPQNASSAQNPQDPQALPTPLTLAEVEAAARAAHATQTDKAGRPYAEHLQAVAEGVRARGGDDEQIAAAWLHDAVEDDALPEPWLEEAALSRRTKDIVLAVTKRAGEAPEAYARRILGTPGALLVKEADLAHNADPARLAALDTPTRTRLIAKYARMRALLGL, encoded by the coding sequence ATGACCCCAAACCCACAGAACCCGCAGAACCCACAGAACGCATCGAGCGCACAGAACCCACAGGACCCCCAAGCGCTCCCAACACCCCTCACCCTGGCGGAAGTAGAGGCCGCGGCCCGGGCCGCACACGCCACGCAGACGGACAAGGCGGGCCGCCCCTACGCGGAGCACCTCCAGGCCGTCGCAGAGGGCGTACGCGCGCGTGGGGGCGACGACGAGCAGATCGCCGCGGCCTGGCTGCACGACGCCGTGGAGGACGACGCGCTGCCCGAACCCTGGCTGGAGGAAGCCGCGTTGTCCCGCCGTACGAAGGACATCGTGCTGGCCGTCACCAAGCGCGCGGGCGAGGCCCCCGAGGCGTACGCCCGGCGCATCCTCGGAACCCCCGGCGCGCTCCTGGTCAAGGAGGCGGACCTGGCGCACAACGCGGACCCGGCCCGCCTGGCGGCACTGGACACCCCGACCCGCACCCGCCTGATCGCGAAGTACGCCAGAATGCGCGCACTGTTGGGCCTTTAG
- a CDS encoding PP2C family protein-serine/threonine phosphatase, which produces MAAGRERRAEAETFTARLKKQAHRVRTGLRRSAVDYFRGDGSDWIALAGLFITIPVIAAMTLANSVWCSPALLVLPIVAGGLLLRPASLLGLYAAAATALIVESVKLGPYTEGPSRVTPGVVLVVAACGFFGLLIAQFRSRVGVPWRRGGTMLFDLRERIRVQSKLPQLPQGWHREMALRPAGGQSFSGDFVVAARTNGGRTMEVVLTDVSGKGMDAGSRALLLSGAFGGLLGSLPPHAFLPAANGYLLRQDWDEGFATSIHLVLDLDSGDYELFSAGHPPGLQLSAGTGRWEEKAAEGPLLGVYDGAQFDPVKGSLRPGDVLMLFTDGLVETSERDIVEGIDRLTGEADRYVAGGFHGAAWHLIEAVAKDVNDDRALLLVCREGPTAQATI; this is translated from the coding sequence ATGGCAGCAGGACGAGAGCGGCGCGCGGAGGCCGAGACGTTCACGGCCCGGTTGAAGAAGCAGGCTCACCGGGTCCGCACCGGCCTGCGCAGATCCGCCGTGGACTACTTCCGGGGCGACGGTTCGGACTGGATCGCGCTCGCGGGTCTGTTCATCACCATCCCGGTCATCGCGGCCATGACCCTCGCCAACTCGGTGTGGTGTTCGCCCGCCCTGCTGGTCCTTCCGATCGTCGCCGGCGGCCTCCTGCTGCGCCCGGCCAGCCTGCTGGGCCTGTACGCGGCGGCGGCGACGGCACTGATCGTGGAGTCCGTGAAGCTGGGCCCGTACACGGAGGGCCCCTCCCGGGTCACCCCCGGTGTGGTCCTCGTCGTGGCGGCCTGCGGATTCTTCGGCCTCCTCATCGCGCAGTTCCGCAGCCGCGTAGGCGTCCCCTGGCGACGCGGCGGCACGATGCTGTTCGACCTGCGTGAACGCATCCGGGTCCAGAGCAAGCTGCCGCAGCTGCCCCAGGGCTGGCACCGGGAGATGGCGCTGCGCCCGGCGGGCGGCCAGTCGTTCTCGGGCGACTTCGTGGTGGCGGCCCGCACGAACGGGGGCCGCACGATGGAGGTCGTCCTGACGGACGTCTCGGGCAAGGGCATGGACGCGGGCTCCCGCGCCCTGCTCCTCTCGGGTGCCTTCGGAGGCCTCCTCGGCTCCCTGCCGCCGCACGCCTTCCTCCCGGCGGCGAACGGCTATCTCCTCCGCCAGGACTGGGACGAGGGCTTCGCGACCTCGATCCACCTCGTCCTGGACCTCGACTCCGGCGACTACGAACTCTTCTCGGCCGGCCACCCACCGGGCCTGCAACTCAGCGCGGGCACCGGCCGCTGGGAGGAAAAGGCCGCGGAGGGACCGCTGTTGGGCGTGTACGACGGTGCCCAGTTCGACCCCGTGAAGGGATCGCTGCGTCCGGGGGACGTCCTGATGCTGTTCACGGACGGCCTGGTCGAGACGTCCGAGCGGGACATCGTCGAGGGCATCGACCGCCTGACGGGCGAGGCCGACCGCTACGTCGCCGGCGGCTTCCACGGCGCTGCCTGGCACCTCATCGAGGCGGTCGCCAAGGACGTCAACGACGACAGAGCCCTCCTCCTGGTCTGCCGAGAGGGCCCCACGGCCCAGGCGACGATCTGA
- the tig gene encoding trigger factor — MKSAVETLNPTRVRLSIEVPFEELKDSLDAAYKKINQQVTVKGFRKGKIPARIIDQRFGRGAVLEEAVNDALPKFYTDAVNEAELNVLGQPEVDITELKDGETLNFTAEVDVRPTIEIPDYSGIEVEVDAIEVTEEDIDKSVEQLRERFAATSPVERAAEDGDVVTLDLEAKVDGEVLEDGVASGVSYTIGSGELLEGVDAAVTGLEAGGEATFTSELKGGSAAGKEAEVTVKVTQVAARELPALDDEFAQLASEFDTLEELRADSRKRLENMKQYDQATQAQERVLEKLLELVEVPVPEKLLEDEINTRKHNLEHHQLGQMGLDLEKYLEIQGKTAEEFDTETKEAAVKGIKTQFVLDELVNKEKLNVNQEELTEHLMRRAASSGMSPDQFAQAVVEGGQVPMLVGEVARGKALAVVVEAATVKDTNGEIIDLDDEEEDETTETAEAATEETPAAEAEAAEAPEEKPEA; from the coding sequence GTGAAGAGCGCCGTGGAGACCCTGAACCCGACCCGGGTTCGGCTCAGCATCGAGGTGCCCTTCGAGGAGCTCAAGGACAGCCTCGACGCGGCGTACAAGAAGATCAACCAGCAGGTCACGGTGAAGGGCTTCCGGAAGGGCAAGATCCCGGCCCGCATCATCGACCAGCGGTTCGGCCGCGGTGCGGTTCTGGAGGAGGCGGTCAACGACGCGCTCCCGAAGTTCTACACCGACGCGGTCAACGAGGCCGAGCTCAACGTCCTGGGCCAGCCCGAGGTCGACATCACGGAGTTGAAGGACGGCGAGACGCTGAACTTCACCGCCGAGGTCGACGTCCGCCCGACCATCGAGATCCCGGACTACTCCGGCATCGAGGTCGAGGTCGACGCGATCGAGGTCACCGAGGAGGACATCGACAAGTCGGTCGAGCAGCTCCGTGAGCGCTTCGCCGCCACCTCCCCGGTCGAGCGTGCCGCCGAGGACGGCGACGTCGTGACGCTGGACCTGGAGGCCAAGGTCGACGGCGAGGTGCTGGAGGACGGCGTCGCGAGCGGCGTCTCCTACACCATCGGCTCCGGCGAGCTGCTCGAAGGCGTCGACGCCGCCGTCACGGGCCTGGAGGCCGGTGGCGAGGCCACCTTCACCTCCGAGCTCAAGGGCGGCTCGGCGGCCGGCAAGGAGGCCGAGGTCACCGTCAAGGTCACCCAGGTCGCCGCCCGCGAACTCCCGGCCCTGGACGACGAGTTCGCCCAGCTCGCCTCCGAGTTCGACACCCTGGAGGAGCTGCGCGCGGACAGCCGCAAGCGCCTCGAGAACATGAAGCAGTACGACCAGGCCACGCAGGCCCAGGAGCGCGTCCTGGAGAAGCTGCTGGAGCTCGTCGAGGTGCCCGTCCCCGAGAAGCTTCTCGAGGACGAGATCAACACCCGTAAGCACAACCTGGAGCACCACCAGCTCGGTCAGATGGGCCTCGACCTCGAGAAGTACCTCGAGATCCAGGGCAAGACGGCCGAGGAGTTCGACACCGAGACCAAGGAAGCCGCGGTCAAGGGCATCAAGACCCAGTTCGTCCTCGACGAGCTGGTCAACAAGGAGAAGCTGAACGTCAACCAGGAGGAGCTCACCGAGCACCTCATGCGGCGCGCGGCCTCCTCCGGCATGTCCCCCGACCAGTTCGCCCAGGCGGTCGTCGAGGGCGGCCAGGTCCCGATGCTGGTCGGCGAGGTCGCCCGCGGCAAGGCCCTCGCGGTCGTCGTGGAGGCCGCCACGGTCAAGGACACCAACGGCGAGATCATCGACCTCGACGACGAGGAAGAGGACGAGACCACGGAGACGGCCGAGGCCGCCACCGAGGAGACCCCGGCCGCCGAGGCCGAGGCCGCCGAAGCCCCGGAGGAGAAGCCCGAGGCCTGA